The sequence below is a genomic window from Lodderomyces elongisporus chromosome 2, complete sequence.
CACTTATTCTTCCCTTTTGTTTGAAACCGTTGAAGAATGTCTTTGCCTTGGTAGCATTTTCAGAGGCATCGATGATTCTTGTACCCACAGTAAGGACCTTGGCCAAGTCTCCATACATAccttttttgcccttttttgcaacttctTCCAATTCAATCAATTTATCCCAATTCATTGAGCGCTCGTTTGCAGTTGCCTTATTGTGTTTAATAACGGTTGCAAAACCGGCACTGACGATAGTTTCTGAAAGATCTGTATTGCCAATTTTCAATGAGACCAAGAATCTTGAAGGAAGGTTCAagtctttattttcttctctaaACCCATCGACATATAATGAAGCCGACTTCCCAATTGCTTGATTACGGACAAATTCACGAGCGGTTGCAATCAATGCTTGCTGTTTGTTTGAATCATTAGTGATTGTTGTGTcgtttggttttggtgcCTTTAATGAAGCTAATTGTACAGTaacttcttcatcattatctGGCAATCTAACATTCAATGTATCAGCGCTAATGATTTTTGAGATTGTGacatttgttttctttcccgGCGTCAATTTAGAATCGGTTTTAACTTTAGAGTGTGCTGGTTTGGAAGTATTGGCAAAGATTCCTTTACCCAATGCCTTTGCCGTTTGTTCAGCTTTTCTCAACTTGCTCATAATGGTTGAACCAATCAAGCTTGATTGCCAATCTACAACTTCACCATAACCCTTTTCCAAGATTTTTTCAGAAATGTCGTTGTTTATCAATGCAATTGGTACACCCGCTTGACTCTCGCCAATGAGGGTAACTTCTAATGAATCTCTGGTTAACAATTGTTGCTCAACAAAGTATTTTGCCTCCTTTGCAGCTTGTGTGATATTCTGTGGTTGGTCTGCAACATCAGTTCTTGGAGATTTGACACCAGCCAACAAAACAGGAGTAGTTTGTACAATTTTAACAGTATTTACAAAGATGGTTGCAACAACACGGTCACCACTAATTACTCTATCAACAATTAATTTTAAAGGCTTCTTTTGTGATGCAAGGATAATGTTCTCGTCAATTGGCACTGTGGTGATTCTGGAGTGTTTTTTGGAATCCCAAAGACCcgtttttttcaactttgtaGCATTTTCAATCTGCTTCAAGCGTTGTacttcttcatcgtcatctGGTAACGTTTCCTTGACTTTGACGTATCCATTGGTCAACAAGTATTCGATGAGTGAGTTGAAAATTGGTGCCTGTATATCACCAAACTCTCTAGTGCCAACCTTGTTGAATACTCTAAACTTGATCTCTTTACCCAAAAGCAATTGACGTAAATACTCTTTGGACTCGAATTCGTCAATTGGTTTGACATAGGACAAGGTGATTGTTCTTTCAGGTGGTGGGTTTTGAGTTGACTTGGATGGGATGACAATAACTGTATCTCCACTCAATACGTTCTTGACTCTAGCAACAAACACTGACATTATGTGATAATAGAATAGTTGTAGTGTAGAATATAAAGTGCTGTGTGTATGCTTATAGGTTATGGCAAAGACTATCGACGTCTGTAGGTGCACactatatgtatatgtatatgtatatgtatatgtatatatagcCTACACTATTCGCATTTTTCACAACCACAATTTATCCATAATTTTTCCTCGTTTTTCAGGCTTTCTCGCCTTTGCTCGTTTTGggtttgttgtattttttatttttttgttgttctttctttctttctttctttgggGTTCTGGAAGAGAAACACGTAACAACACATCGACTTGAAAAAATGTATTGGTAGGAGAAACTTGCGacacaaaatcaaaagtggTAGCGAGCATTGTGACGAAGATATCTGTGTCTAAGTGTATACTGGTGCGCGTGAATAGTGTGTATCCAGTTGTGAACAATCATAGCTGGGTGTTGGAAGATGTGAATATTTGAAGAATGGCAAGTTTGAGTGttatgtttttgtttcatgaGCGATTAGCGTATGGATTATCTAATGTCgagtttgaaaaagttagagttgaaattgaaactgAAGCAGAAAAGAGATAATCAAAATGGTGTTGATTAATCTTTGTAtgattttttgcaacaaaacaCAATAAAACTAAACTATATTGGTCAACCATagtattttcaaaaaacaagtaaaaaaaaaatcagaaTTATTATGTAATTGTAAACATTCAAGGCTTACACCAAGATTAGAGTCGAACACTATGCTACTGTTAGAAGCTGATTTGTGGAATTGTTCGATACAATCATAGTCTCAGTTGCAAATTATTCTTCAATCACTTTTTGCTACTAATAAATAGCAGCTTTCTTATGTTGATTACACTCTATATAGTATAAGGAGGAGAATTGACAAGTACATTGTGACACTGATGTAAAATATTATGGGAGGTAATGaactaaaaacaaaacaaagaaaaagaaaaaaagccTCCAAAAAACTATACGTGTAAGAAGcctctgttttttttttgtgtgtgtgtgtgtgtgtgtgtctgtgaGTGACATAGACCAACAGAGCACTACCCTCTCTTTTCATCATACCTCTCCATCTTTTTTatgacacacacacacacacgcacacacacacattttTCTACATTTACGACATTAACTTTTTTGACGACACTgtttcccccccccccaaaaagaaaagaagggaaaaagaaaaggccCTTGTTTTCGGCGGCTGCGGCTGCATCCTGCATAATGAAGTGGATCTTTGGCTTACCCGAAACATGCAGATCGTAAACACTGTTCATAAACAACTATTTTAAGAAACACTCCAAACACCCATCTCCAAAGCTTTGTATTGCCTCAAGAGGAAAATGATTTGACAAAATAAAGCTCTTTGAGGTATTATTAGATACCCTTCAATTCTAAGTTTATATCCAGAACCACACATCAACATATAAGTagacatatacatatacttCTACTTATGTTCATAACTAATTTAAGGGGTACTATTCTATAACGTCTAAATTTAAATAAATCATTTTTCGACAATTTTAAAATAAGtgatactttttcttttttcttttttctttttttttgtccctTCCTTCTTTGATTGACTATCGCTGATACTACTAATACAACCACCATTACTCATTCTACCTTGTGCAATCCTCAAGTATCATTATTGTTGATTCTTTTCGATTGTTTACTTTCGTTTCTAATTCTTTTGTTCACTTACAAATCCTGTTGAATTCCCTTTAGATTATTACTGAAACAAGGCTTAGAGCTTTCACataagacaaaaaaaaacgaaaaaaaagaaaagtagaaaatGTCAAGGAGGCTGCATAAATATactgaagaagaggatgacTTGATACAAGAGAACGGCGGCTTAATagaagaggatgatgatTTGTTTAACGATGCAAACGAGGACGAAGACTTTCTGCACCTGCCGACgcagcaacatcagcaacatcagcaacaacaacaggaaCAACCTTACTCTTCAATATATCTGGCCAGTAACCCATTTACACCTGGTGCTGCATACCCTTTGGTGAGTCCCTTTGGTGGGTACCAACCATATGGGATTTATACTCAGCAACTGCGGGGTTCATCGTCTCCTTCCAGAGAGCATGGTCATCGTGATGCAACGGgctcttcatcttctggAACAGCTTACAGTGACGATTATAAAAAGTTAGATGACTTTGACTATGGTTTTGACAGTGATGACGAAAGCGCAAATATGTTTAGAGACTCCTCGCCACGACGTCAAAAGACTGTTCAGTTTAAATCTGATGACTCAGGAATAAAGTACCCTCCAATTGCATATAACCCAACTGTGAGAACAAACACTTTTGAATTAGGGAGTTTTGGCTCAGTAGGCAATAGCGGTGCTTTTGGTGATTATGACGTAGACgcggaaaaaaaaggaaaaaaaaaggaaggtGATGATGGAATGGGTGCAGGTATGGAGTATAGAGGACACGGACGCAACAGATCTAATTTGGAGGTTGTATCGGGTGATGATTACATGATAAATCCTTTAGTTGATGCCGCGTATGATGGGGAAGAGGATGAAACAGGagcagctgttgttgttgatgatgatgatgacagCGATGATAtgtttgatgatgatagtCTATTCTCATCTGATGATGCTGATCTCATACGTCGTGCCACTACAATGCGGAGAAGAATGACCAAAAAAAGCAGCAAATTTCTCAATGGTGGAGGaactttgaaaaagtcCAAGAGTCGAGGATCAACAATCActtttgatgatgaagagttCAAGAAATTAGCTTACAcgaaaacaatcaaaaaagCCAAATTGATCAATGGTAATTATGTGATTGATGCGCCGGCACCAAGAGCCTTACTCGAAAGGTACGGAGATGAGCATACAAGCAAGGCCAGTGAAATGAAATTTATGAGGTACACTGCAGCAACGTGCGGACCATCGAATTATACCAAGCTCAATTACAATTTGCGCCAGGCATTATATGAACCACGTAGAGAGACAGAAATTATGATTTGCATCACCATGtataatgaagatgaaaactTGTTGGCAAGAACATTAAAGggtgtttttgaaaatattgcCGATTTAACCAAAAGATCCGACTCGACTTGGGGCGACGATTCTTGgaaaaaagttgttgtttgtatCGTTGCCGATGGAAGATTGCatttgaacaagaaaacCAAGGTATTGTTGACGGCATTGGGCGTCTACCAGGATGGATATGCCAAATCAAAGATTAACGACAAGTCGGTGAAATCACACATATACGAATACACATCCACAGTTGGTATTGACACAATTACCGATCATCAGGTTAACCTCACAAGGAATAAAACACCTGTacagtttttgttttgtcttaAGGAACATAATGCCAGGAAAATTAACTCTCATCGTTGGTGTTTCCAAGCATTCGCGCCAATTTTGAATCCAAAAGTTATAATGTTACTTGATTGTGGTACTAAACCGTCAAAGGATGCGTTTTTTTACCTCTGGCGATCGTTTAAGGATGAAAATGTTGCTGGAGCATGTGGTGAGATGAGAACATCGTTGGGTCCAGgaaaaaaacttttggCTAACCCGTTGGTTGCAGCACAAAACTTTGAGTATAAGATTTCTAATATATTAGATAAACCGATGGAAAGTGTGTTTGGTTTTATATCAGTGTTGCCCGGTGCCTTTAGTGCCTATAGATATGAGGCATTGCTTAATGTCAATGGTGAGGGGCCATTGGAGAAGTACTTTAAAGGAGAATACTTGCATCAGAATTCACATATTGGTGGAAGTTCAGGAGCAGGAGCAGGAGcaggaggagaaggagaagaagaagatgatgaaagAGAGATTAAGGAGCGTAATTTTGAAGAGGCTGGGATATTTACATCGAATATGTATTTGGCCGAAGATAgaattctttgttttgagttggttgcaaaacgtGGACACAAGTATCGGTTGAGGTATGTTAAAGAAGCCAAGGCAGAGACTGATGTACCAGAACATATTGATGAGTTTGTGCTTCAACGAAGACGTTGGCTTAACGGATCAATGTTTGCTGCTGCGTATGCAGTTTTCCACTGGACCAAGATTTGGCGGTCGAACCATTCTCTATTtagaaaactttttttgcagTTGGAGTTTTATTATCAATTAGTGACGATCCTTGTGTCGTGGTTTTCCCTTGCGTCATTTTTCTTAGTGTTTCGTATTTTGACTGCTAATCTTGGGGCGCTGGACATGAATTTCGATGTGGGTCGTTACTTGGCGGTGATCTTTGAGTGGTTTTATGTTGGgtgtgttgttgttacgTTTGTTTTGGCATTTGGTAATTCACCTCGTGGAACAAGAAAGTTTTATCTTGTGGTGACATACATTTTTGCCATTATGATGGCGTATATGATGTTTTCTGCGATATTTCTTGCTGTGCATACTGCGACATCTATCATTGATGCCCACAAGGATGATTTTAAAGTAACAATGATTTTTACGAACCAAAAGTTTCGTGATTTGGTTGTATCGATGGTGTCTACATATATTCTTTACTTTGTTGGTGCATTTCTTTACGGGCAGCCTAGTTTTATGTTTACGTCCTTTGTTCAGTATGTGTTGTTGTCGCCTACATATATCAATGTGCTAAACATATATTCGTTTTGTAATATCCATGATGTGTCGTGGGGTACTAAAGGTGTTGAGGCTGCCAAGGATTTAGGTGCGGCAAAGTTTATTGGTGCCGATGACGAGAATATCGTTTTGGTTGCACCCGAG
It includes:
- a CDS encoding uncharacterized protein (CAZy:GT2_Chitin_synth); protein product: MSRRSHKYTEEEDDLIQENGGLIEEDDDLFNDANEDEDFSHSPTQQHQQHQQQQQEQPYSSIYSASNPFTPGAAYPLVSPFGGYQPYGIYTQQSRGSSSPSREHGHRDATGSSSSGTAYSDDYKKLDDFDYGFDSDDESANMFRDSSPRRQKTVQFKSDDSGIKYPPIAYNPTVRTNTFELGSFGSVGNSGAFGDYDVDAEKKGKKKEGDDGMGAGMEYRGHGRNRSNLEVVSGDDYMINPLVDAAYDGEEDETGAAVVVDDDDDSDDMFDDDSLFSSDDADLIRRATTMRRRMTKKSSKFLNGGGTLKKSKSRGSTITFDDEEFKKLAYTKTIKKAKLINGNYVIDAPAPRALLERYGDEHTSKASEMKFMRYTAATCGPSNYTKLNYNLRQALYEPRRETEIMICITMYNEDENLLARTLKGVFENIADLTKRSDSTWGDDSWKKVVVCIVADGRLHLNKKTKVLLTALGVYQDGYAKSKINDKSVKSHIYEYTSTVGIDTITDHQVNLTRNKTPVQFLFCLKEHNARKINSHRWCFQAFAPILNPKVIMLLDCGTKPSKDAFFYLWRSFKDENVAGACGEMRTSLGPGKKLLANPLVAAQNFEYKISNILDKPMESVFGFISVLPGAFSAYRYEALLNVNGEGPLEKYFKGEYLHQNSHIGGSSGAGAGAGGEGEEEDDEREIKERNFEEAGIFTSNMYLAEDRILCFELVAKRGHKYRLRYVKEAKAETDVPEHIDEFVLQRRRWLNGSMFAAAYAVFHWTKIWRSNHSLFRKLFLQLEFYYQLVTILVSWFSLASFFLVFRILTANLGASDMNFDVGRYLAVIFEWFYVGCVVVTFVLAFGNSPRGTRKFYLVVTYIFAIMMAYMMFSAIFLAVHTATSIIDAHKDDFKVTMIFTNQKFRDLVVSMVSTYILYFVGAFLYGQPSFMFTSFVQYVLLSPTYINVLNIYSFCNIHDVSWGTKGVEAAKDLGAAKFIGADDENIVLVAPEVNHELNDVYLTNLESLKNLNAKNDAEEVDKINAKKFKDDSYYAFIRTVTVLIWMLTNAILIAVVLRTMGVDIMTKKSSTNSDGSIAGNSEIFLSIILWIVAGLAVFRFCGCVLYLIGSMYRPLKWKMRSGKEGKKRNKKKYDEMGEEGVNYKLV